Proteins co-encoded in one Oncorhynchus kisutch isolate 150728-3 linkage group LG1, Okis_V2, whole genome shotgun sequence genomic window:
- the LOC109876715 gene encoding sphingosine 1-phosphate receptor 1-like, producing the protein MEMEASRAAYAGTFPTESIGSLPTNTSSPSLLQFFWDYQNNDVIVTHYNYTGKLQTDRYREGLKPEAIAFLVVCLLIILENAVVLIAIWTNKKFHLPMYYLLGNLTLSDLLAGVTYMANIIMSGPNTLRLTPILWFLREGGVFITLAASVISLLAIAIERHVTMVTMKPYHGAKKGRLLALIGGSWALAGLLGVLPVLGWNCMGRLDRCSTVLPLYAKSYILCCVSVFSGVLLAIVVLYARVFRIVRTNTQRQRLGGAKGSLRKGLARKSQKYMALLKTVTIVLGVFIACWLPLFLLLGLDSFCPARRCRLLLKADYFLGVAMVNSLLNPIIYTLTSKDMRRAILKLLCRPCLMTKDGQVKRMGVPFLECSFSKTEVASKKLEGLETTISSGNIVTAQSPIKTLYPKLFKV; encoded by the exons ATGGAGATGGAAGCCTCCCGTGCTGCTTACGCTGGGACCTTCCCCACTGAATCTATAGGCTCTCTACCCACCAACACCTCCTCTCCAAGCCTGCTCCAATTCTTCTGGGATTACCAGAACAATGATGTCATTGTGACGCACTACAACTACACAGGCAAGCTCCAGACAGACCGGTATCGTGAGGGGTTAAAACCTGAAGCCATAGCCTTCCTGGTAGTGTGTCTTCTTATCATCCTGGAGAATGCTGTGGTTCTAATAGCCATCTGGACCAATAAGAAGTTCCACCTGCCCATGTACTATCTCCTAG GTAACCTGACTCTGTCAGACCTCCTGGCCGGTGTCACCTACATGGCCAATATCATCATGTCTGGTCCTAATACACTGAGACTAACTCCAATACTCTGGTTTCTGAGGGAAGGAGGCGTCTTTATCACATTAGCCGCCTCCGTCATCAGCCTATTGGCCATCGCGATAGAACGCCACGTTACCATGGTGACAATGAAACCATACCACGGGGCAAAGAAGGGTCGGCTGCTGGCTCTGATCGGGGGGAGCTGGGCGTTAGCAGGGCTGCTGGGGGTGCTCCCCGTCCTGGGCTGGAACTGTATGGGTCGCCTGGACCGCTGTTCCACGGTTCTCCCGCTCTACGCCAAGTCTTACATCCTGTGCTGCGTGTCCGTGTTCAGCGGCGTGCTCCTCGCCATCGTCGTTCTCTACGCCCGCGTCTTCCGTATCGTGCGCACTAACACCCAGCGCCAACGCCTCGGAGGAGCAAAGGGAAGCCTTCGCAAAGGCCTCGCCAGGAAATCCCAGAAGTACATGGCGCTCCTCAAGACAGTCACTATTGTACTCGGCGTCTTCATCGCTTGTTGGTTGccgctcttcctcctcctcggcCTAGACTCATTCTGCCCTGCCCGCCGCTGCCGACTGCTCCTCAAGGCGGACTACTTCCTGGGCGTTGCCATGGTGAACTCGCTCCTCAACCCCATAATATACACCCTGACCAGCAAAGACATGCGTCGCGCTATTTTAAAACTGCTCTGCCGCCCGTGTCTCATGACCAAGGACGGGCAGGTGAAGAGGATGGGGGTGCCGTTCCTGGAGTGTAGCTTCAGTAAGACGGAGGTGGCATCGAAGAAGCTGGAAGGCCTGGAGACGACGATCTCCTCTGGGAACATCGTCACGGCTCAGTCACCCATAAAGACTCTCTACCCCAAGCTCTTCAAGGTCTAA